A stretch of the Malus domestica chromosome 08, GDT2T_hap1 genome encodes the following:
- the LOC103410562 gene encoding uncharacterized protein, with the protein MAKDTDDKLPRAKRVKNKAPAPVQITAEQLLREARDGQEGDIRPPKQQINDSTELADFRLRMRKGFEDQVRRQKQNARVWIKYARWEESQKELDRARSVWERLLEVDYRNHTVWVEYAGMEMKIKMINHARNVWERAVQLLPRVDQLWYKYIHMEEMIGNVARAREIFRRWMDWMPDQQGWIEFIKFELRYNEIDHARAIFEQFVQCHPKADAWIRYAKFEMKNGDLARVRDVYETAVDMVDNDEEAERLFLAFAEFEEGCKEIERARSIYKLGRDRIPKGKAASLYRMFEEFEERYGDRQAIEDAVVNKARFKYEQEVRKNPLDYDAWFGYIRLEENAGNKEKIRQVYDRAIANVPPAQEKRYWQRYIYLWINYALYEEIDARDEDHARAVYRMCLELIPHKKFTFAKMWILAAEFEIRQLKLEYARKILGTAIGKAAKGKIFKRYIEIEWQLRNADRCRKLYEKFLHWSPENCYAWIRYAEFEKKLCDTERARSVYEHAISQKQLDKPELLWKSYIDFELAEREFERARDLYGRLLERTQHVKVWISYAAFEASAMVGGDGMRSEDVIEQKEQCIQRARRVFKRASEYFRTSAPELKEQRTMLLEQWLNTEEEFGDFGDVTLVQAKLPRRLKRKRPIVIEDGGSAGFEEYIDYLFPEEAHNTNWKLFEAAYHWKRRKDSSAEDAEDKET; encoded by the coding sequence ATGGCGAAGGACACCGATGACAAGCTGCCGCGGGCGAAAAGGGTTAAGAACAAAGCCCCAGCTCCTGTCCAAATCACCGCGGAGCAACTCCTCCGCGAGGCGCGTGACGGTCAAGAGGGTGACATCCGTCCTCCCAAACAGCAGATAAATGACTCTACCGAGCTTGCTGATTTTCGCCTCCGAATGCGCAAGGGATTCGAGGACCAAGTCCGGCGCCAGAAGCAGAATGCCCGCGTCTGGATCAAGTATGCTCGGTGGGAGGAGTCCCAGAAGGAATTGGACCGTGCACGCTCTGTTTGGGAGCGGCTGCTTGAGGTGGATTATCGAAACCACACCGTCTGGGTCGAGTATGCCGGGATGGAGATGAAGATTAAGATGATCAACCATGCGAGGAATGTGTGGGAGCGTGCTGTGCAACTCTTGCCGAGGGTGGATCAGCTCTGGTACAAATATATTCACATGGAGGAGATGATAGGGAATGTGGCTCGTGCTCGGGAAATATTTCGGAGGTGGATGGATTGGATGCCGGACCAGCAAGGCTGGATCGAATTCATCAAGTTTGAGCTTCGGTATAACGAAATAGATCACGCGAGAGCGATTTTTGAGCAGTTCGTACAATGTCATCCAAAAGCTGACGCTTGGATTCGGTATGCcaagtttgagatgaagaaTGGCGACCTTGCAAGGGTAAGGGATGTGTATGAGACGGCAGTGGATATGGTAGACAATGATGAGGAGGCCGAACGGTTGTTTCTGGCTTTTGCTGAATTTGAAGAAGGGTGCAAAGAAATCGAGCGTGCAAGGAGTATTTATAAGTTAGGGCGCGATCGTATACCAAAAGGAAAGGCTGCTTCTTTGTATAGGATGTTCGAGGAATTTGAGGAGCGGTATGGGGACAGACAGGCGATAGAGGATGCAGTTGTGAACAAGGCAAGGTTCAAGTACGAGCAGGAGGTTAGGAAGAATCCTTTGGATTATGATGCCTGGTTCGGTTATATAAGGCTGGAAGAAAATGCAGGGAACAAGGAGAAGATTAGACAAGTTTATGATCGAGCGATTGCCAATGTACCACCGGCTCAAGAAAAGCGGTATTGGCAGCGCTACATTTATCTCTGGATCAACTATGCACTGTATGAGGAGATTGATGCTCGCGATGAGGACCATGCACGCGCTGTCTATAGAATGTGCCTTGAACTGATTCCTCATAAGAAGTTCACATTTGCAAAAATGTGGATTCTCGCAGCCGAGTTTGAGATCCGACAACTGAAACTCGAGTATGCACGTAAGATACTTGGTACTGCAATTGGCAAGGCAGCTAAAGGCAAGATATTTAAGAGGTACATTGAGATTGAGTGGCAACTACGTAATGCTGATCGCTGTCGGAAACTGTATGAAAAGTTTCTGCATTGGTCGCCGGAAAATTGCTATGCGTGGATCAGGTATGCAGAGTTTGAGAAAAAACTTTGCGACACGGAACGAGCCAGATCAGTTTATGAACATGCCATCAGCCAAAAACAACTCGACAAGCCCGAATTGCTGTGGAAGTCATATATTGACTTCGAACTAgcagagagagagtttgagagagctaGAGATCTGTACGGGCGACTCTTAGAACGGACCCAACACGTTAAAGTGTGGATCAGTTACGCAGCATTCGAGGCATCGGCTATGGTGGGAGGAGACGGAATGCGCTCAGAAGATGTTATTGAGCAAAAGGAACAATGCATTCAGCGCGCCAGAAGGGTTTTCAAGAGAGCGTCGGAATATTTTAGAACTTCAGCGCCGGAACTTAAGGAACAAAGAACTATGCTGCTAGAACAATGGCTGAACACGGAGGAGGAGTTTGGGGATTTCGGTGATGTTACGTTAGTGCAAGCGAAGCTGCCGCGGAGATTGAAGAGGAAGCGGCCAATAGTTATTGAAGATGGTGGTTCTGCTGGGTTTGAAGAATACATTGATTATCTTTTTCCAGAAGAAGCTCATAACACGAACTGGAAGCTTTTCGAAGCTGCCTACCATTGGAAGAGGCGAAAAGATTCTTCTGCGGAGGATGCGGAagataaagaaacatag
- the LOC103440599 gene encoding uncharacterized protein produces the protein MACLHDHSCEDHDCSSGWTLYEHIDLPKVTALNEAVPGSVKSVFKAWEQRLNSSGGHLESNEGDPELLVYIPFTSDVKIKSISVVGGVDGTSPSKMRAFINREGIDFSDAQGMQAIQEWDLVENFQGTLEYQTRYSKFQNVASITLHFPDSFGGDTTKIEYIGFKGEATKLKRDVVATIVYELRPNPSDHKTKAEGGGLSHVE, from the exons ATGGCTTGCTTGCACGACCACAGCTGCGAAGATCATGATTGTTCGTCCGGTTGGACTCTCTACGAGCATATCGACCTCCCCAAG GTTACTGCTTTGAATGAGGCGGTTCCTGGAAGCGTCAAGTCGGTTTTCAAAGCTTGGGAGCAAAGACTGAATTCTAGTGGG GGGCACTTGGAGAGCAATGAGGGTGATCCTGAGTTACTTGTTTACATTCC atttaCATCAGATGTAAAGATAAAGAGCATATCTGTTGTCGGTGGTGTTGACGGAACAAGTCCTTCCAAGATGAGGGC GTTCATCAACAGAGAAGGCATTGACTTTTCAGATGCTCAAGGAATGCAAGCTATTCAG GAGTGGGATCTGGTCGAAAATTTCCAAGGAACGTTGGAGTACCAGACAAG ATATTCCAAATTTCAAAACGTGGCCAGCATCACATTGCATTTTCCCGATAGTTTTGGTGGTGATACAACTAAGATAGAGTACATTGGCTTTAAGGGCGAAGCTACAAAG TTGAAGAGGGATGTTGTCGCAACAATTGTTTACGAACTCAGGCCAAATCCTTCCGATCACAA GACAAAGGCTGAAGGTGGGGGTCTCTCACATGTTGAATGA
- the LOC103410556 gene encoding E3 ubiquitin-protein ligase AIP2-like — protein MAAGWSSESGPGIEENSEGAVNLLQSLIDNLDSVLPPRILDDVRAAPRVPPASKQVVANLPVITITEEVLKELGEDADCCICKENLVVNDKMELPCKHTFHPPCLKPWLDEHNSCPICWHELQTDDHVYENWKEREKEAEEDGKRAANAIRGGEYMYV, from the exons ATGGCGGCGGGGTGGTCTTCTGAGTCGGGTCCTGGAATCGAAGAGAACTCGGAAGGCGCAGTGAATCTGCTTCAATCGCTCATTGACAACCTCGACAGCGTTTTGCCGCCGAGGATTTTGGATGACGTGAGGGCGGCTCCGAGGGTCCCGCCTGCGAGCAAACAGGTGGTGGCCAATCTTCCGGTGATCACGATCACCGAGGAAGTGTTGAAGGAGCTCGGAGAGGACGCAGATTGCTGCATTTGTAAGGAAAACTTGGTTGTCAATGACAAAATGGAGTTGCCCTGCAAGCACACTTTTCATCCTCCTTGCCTAAAGCCATGGCTG GATGAGCACAATTCTTGTCCGATATGCTGGCATGAGCTGCAGACGGATGATCATGTGTACGAGAACtggaaggagagggagaaggaGGCCGAAGAAGACGGAAAAAGAGCTGCGAATGCGATTCGAGGTGGTGAATACATGTATGTTTAA
- the LOC103440598 gene encoding putative disease resistance protein RGA4: MADGIISTLLDRLASTVYEYVDEEVRLVLDAKKDVEEFAGNLRAIQAVLEDAEQRQVKEAGVRIWLDRLKDISFQMVDVLDEWNTDMLRQQVEKQEREGEDVVVPEEEKKKKKVTFSVSSSCFCFRKAKEVIFRSKIASRIKDLNGRLTEIDEQSKRYGFLHTERGIQQLPERQRTSSFVVQSEVFGRDEEKEILKKKLLSDGGEDRRGLLIIPILGMGGMGKTTLAQLVYNDDKVKAYFEIRVWVCVSNPFDEIKIAKAISGDDAQSSNELDRVLHRMSTSIEGKRFLLVLDDVWTHDREKWEKLRAPLIKSGAPGSKILVTTRKREVVDMMRAKNEMINLGGLREEYCLSIFNCMAFDDTEVEESKAFEDISRDIVKKCKGLPLAAKALGSLMCNKKTQREWLDVLNSKIWDREEVEQEVFQPLFLSYYDLAPAVKCCLLYCASFPKDHKFERDELINLWMAQDYLNSKGDKDEGEVGQAIFDNLVARSFFQDLEKDSVSGKITGCKMHDIVHDFVQYLTKNECLITEDVDGEIEGLGEKVRHLTLTFRSKRDKFLSFRPSNAYYNCKNLRSLSYFHSFFATIDSNFILQLKCLRTLNLSYNCISEVPKEIGELIHLRHIDLSWNHGLKILPDSICELYNLYTLRICYCRSLEKLPDNMGKLISLKHLYVYGCGKLEYLPKGIRRLKKLKRIDACVVVCGEDENRAALQVGDLRVLNLEGSLIIKLKGNVKDERELEKAQLWHMKKLFHLEIDSKDVQYKQTRSTVEILNGLRPHENLDSLDISYHSGTTCPNWIMSLHNLRIIYLFEWSECQFLPPLGKLPHLEKLTLDAVDKVKKIGGEFLGIVDEDESSLKSSSSLFFPKLKEFEIRFMSVLEEWEVGVEGWNKEDSEISIMPCLSSLEIRFCKGIKTLPDFLWKTPLQEQGSGEERPKISQIPNIKIF; the protein is encoded by the coding sequence ATGGCTGACGGGATCATTTCCACGCTACTGGATCGGCTGGCTTCAACAGTTTACGAGTACGTTGACGAAGAGGTGAGACTTGTTTTGGACGCCAAGAAAGATGTTGAAGAATTTGCTGGCAATCTCAGAGCTATTCAAGCCGTTCTCGAAGATGCAGAGCAAAGGCAAGTCAAGGAGGCCGGCGTGAGGATCTGGTTGGATCGGCTCAAAGACATATCCTTCCAGATGGTGGACGTGCTGGACGAGTGGAACACTGACATGCTGAGACAACAGGTTGAGAAGCAAGAACGAGAAGGTGAAGATGTTGTTGTTCctgaggaggagaagaagaagaagaaggtaacTTTCTCTGTTTCCTCTAGCTGCTTTTGTTTTCGCAAAGCCAAAGAAGTGATTTTTCGCAGTAAAATTGCGAGTAGGATAAAAGATCTGAATGGTAGGCTAACTGAGATTGATGAGCAAAGTAAAAGGTATGGGTTTCTACACACAGAAAGAGGCATTCAACAATTACCTGAACGGCAGAGGACTTCGTCTTTTGTCGTCCAGTCAGAGGTATTTGGTCGGGATGAGGAAAAAGAAATTCTGAAAAAAAAGTTGTTGAGTGATGGTGGAGAAGATCGGAGGGGGCTCCTTATCATCCCTATTCTAGGGATGGGGGGAATGGGAAAAACAACTCTAGCCCAACTTGTTTATAATGATGACAAGGTTAAAGCCTATTTTGAGATTAGAGTGTGGGTTTGTGTCTCAAATCCTTTTGATGAGATTAAGATTGCCAAAGCTATAAGCGGTGATGATGCCCAAAGCTCAAATGAGTTGGATCGTGTCTTGCACCGCATGTCAACATCCATCGAGGGCAAAAGGTTTCTCCTTGTCCTAGATGATGTGTGGACCCACGACCGTGAGAAGTGGGAAAAATTAAGGGCACCACTAATCAAAAGTGGTGCTCCTGGTAGTAAAATTTTGGTGACCACACGAAAGCGTGAGGTCGTTGATATGATGAGAGCAAAAAATGAAATGATCAATTTGGGAGGGTTGAGGGAAGAATATTGTTTATCAATCTTCAATTGCATGGCGTTTGATGATACAGAAGTAGAAGAGTCCAAGGCGTTTGAAGATATTAGTAGGGATATTGTGAAGAAATGCAAGGGCTTACCTCTTGCTGCAAAAGCATTAGGTAGTCTCATGTGCAATAAGAAAACACAGAGGGAATGGCTAGATGTCTTGAATAGTAAGATATGGGATCGAGAAGAGGTGGAGCAAGAAGTTTTTCAACCACTTTTTCTAAGTTATTATGATTTGGCGCCAGCAGTCAAATGTTGTCTTTTGTATTGTGCTAGTTTTCCTAAAGATCATAAGTTTGAGAGGGATGAGTTGATTAATCTTTGGATGGCACAAGATTATCTTAATTCAAAAGGGGATAAAGATGAGGGAGAAGTTGGTCAAGCAATTTTTGATAACTTAGTAGCACGGTCTTTTTTTCAAGATTTGGAGAAAGACAGTGTTAGTGGTAAAATTACAGGTTGCAAAATGCATGATATTGTTCATGACTTTGTGCAATATCTCACTAAGAATGAATGTTTGATCACTGAGGATGTTGACGGTGAAATAGAGGGTTTGGGTGAAAAGGTTCGTCATTTGACCTTAACCTTTAGGTCGAAACGTGATAAGTTTCTGTCGTTCCGACCTTCTAATGCATATTACAATTGCAAAAACCTACGTTCACTCTCATATTTTCATTCATTCTTTGCTACGATAGACTCAAACTTCATTCTACAATTGAAATGTCTTAGGACATTAAATTTGAGTTACAATTGCATAAGTGAAGTCCCAAAGGAAATTGGTGAATTAATACATTTGAGGCATATTGATTTGTCATGGAATCATGGTTTGAAGATATTGCCGGATAGTATTTGTGAGTTGTACAATTTGTATACCTTGCGCATTTGTTATTGCAGGTCACTTGAAAAATTACCTGATAACATGGGAAAGTTGATTAGCTTAAAGCACCTTTATGTTTATGGTTGTGGTAAGCTGGAGTACTTGCCAAAAGGAATTcggagattaaaaaaattgaaaagaattgaTGCGTGTGTTGTGGTTTGTGGTGAGGATGAGAACAGAGCAGCATTACAAGTGGGAGATCTGAGAGTCTTGAACCTTGAGGGCAGTCTCATCATAAAATTGAAGGGGAATGTGAAAGATGAGAGAGAGCTTGAGAAAGCACAGTTGTGGCACATGAAGAAACTCTTTCATCTCGAAATTGATTCTAAGGATGTTCAATACAAGCAGACAAGAAGCACTGTAGAAATACTGAATGGGCTACGACCGCACGAAAATCTGGACTCTTTAGACATTTCTTATCATTCAGGCACCACCTGTCCCAATTGGATCATGTCTTTGCACAACTTAAGAATCATCTATCTATTTGAATGGAGTGAATGTCAGTTTTTGCCTCCTCTTGGGAAATTGCCCCACCTTGAAAAGCTGACTTTGGATGCAGTGGATAAGGTGAAAAAGATTGGTGGTGAATTTTTGGGAATAGTCGACGAAGATGAGTCGTCATTGAAATCATCATCATCCTTATTTTTTCCAAAGTTGAAAGAATTCGAAATTCGTTTCATGTCAGTGTTGGAGGAGTGGGAAGTAGGCGTGGAAGGGTGGAACAAAGAGGATTCAGAAAtttcaatcatgccatgcctttCCTCTTTAGAAATTCGTTTCTGCAAAGGCATAAAAACACTGCCAGACTTCCTCTGGAAAACACCACTGCAGGAACAAGGCAGTGGAGAGGAGCGGCCCAAGATTTCTCAAATCCCAAACATCAAAATCTTTTAA
- the LOC103410550 gene encoding uncharacterized protein — protein MASKVFLQLQGKATQASRVVAEYGSSYYKQVLEKNRHYVQEPPTAEKCSLLSKRLFYTRLASIPGRYETFQKELDSVKQTWKNRPALRVEDAGIAALFGLECFAWFCAGEMIGLGFTFTGYRV, from the exons ATGGCATCGAAGGTGTTTCTTCAGTTGCAAGGCAAGGCAACTCAAGCTTCAAGGGTTGTGGCAGAGTACGGATCTTCCTATTACAAGCAGGTATTGGAGAAGAACAGGCATTACGTTCAGGAGCCTCCCACTGCTGAAAAATGCAGCCTTTTGTCCAAACGCTTGTTCTATACCCGTCTTGCTAG TATACCGGGGCGGTATGAAACATTTCAGAAGGAGCTTGATTCGGTCAAGCAAACGTGGAAGAACAGGCCGGCGCTGAGGGTGGAGGATGCCGGAATAGCTGCCCTGTTCGGCTTAGAATGCTTCGCCTGGTTTTGTGCCGGTGAGATGATAGGTCTAGGATTCACATTCACAGGTTACCGCGTTTAG
- the LOC103428686 gene encoding uncharacterized protein C6G9.01c: MGKKSKSKAPREVKDDTVVEEEKPPSSVKRPTSEVDETSAKKRKKPETEKGEKSPSSAKKPASEIDDIFAAKKKKTESGKAKKPKENATEKPHKLKTKKKDKGIRDGGFGDLSSQPKKRTQDGLAVYTEDELGINNADAGNTPLCPFDCSCCF, from the coding sequence ATGGGaaaaaagagtaaatcaaaAGCTCCCAGAGAGGTGAAAGATGATACAGTTGTAGAAGAGGAAAAGCCGCCATCTTCGGTGAAAAGGCCTACTTCTGAGGTTGATGAAACATCTgcaaaaaagaggaagaaaccCGAAACTGAGAAGGGCGAGAAGTCTCCGTCTTCCGCGAAGAAGCCCGCGTCTGAGATTGATGATATATTTGCAGCGAAAAAGAAGAAAACCGAGTCTGGAAAGgctaaaaaaccaaaagaaaacgcGACTGAAAAACCCCACAAgctcaagacaaagaagaaggaTAAAGGGATTAGAGATGGCGGATTTGGGGACCTGTCTTCTCAGCCGAAAAAGAGAACACAGGATGGGCTTGCTGTTTATACAGAAGATGAGTTGGGAATTAACAATGCAGATGCCGGAAACACCCCGCTTTGTCCGTTTGATTGTTCCTGTTGCTTTTGA
- the LOC103410555 gene encoding copper transporter 5.1-like, with protein sequence MMHMTFYWSRQVTLLFDSWKTDTWASYSLTLLACLLVPVFYRYLEDLRVRIKRAASSSSLKSASDAPIRTPLIGSKLGGAGGRFSAGRLAESVLFGVNAAIGYMIMLAIMSFNGGVFVAIVLGLAIGYWAFRSGDDDVARVVVDNSCACA encoded by the coding sequence ATGATGCACATGACCTTCTACTGGAGCCGGCAGGTAACGCTCCTCTTCGACTCGTGGAAAACCGACACGTGGGCGAGCTACTCCCTCACGCTGCTCGCCTGCCTTCTCGTCCCTGTTTTCTACCGGTACCTCGAGGACCTGCGCGTGCGCATCAAGCGCGCGGCCTCCTCGTCTTCCTTGAAATCGGCGTCCGACGCGCCGATCCGGACCCCGCTGATCGGCTCCAAGCTCGGCGGCGCCGGAGGGAGGTTCTCGGCAGGGAGGCTGGCGGAGAGCGTGCTTTTCGGAGTCAACGCGGCGATCGGGTACATGATTATGCTGGCGATCATGTCGTTTAACGGGGGAGTGTTCGTGGCCATCGTTTTGGGGCTGGCGATTGGTTACTGGGCGTTTCGGAGTGGGGACGATGACGTGGCGCGTGTGGTGGTGGATAATTCGTGTGCGTGTGCTTAG
- the LOC103410551 gene encoding ferrochelatase-2, chloroplastic-like: MDSATCSRVLPQINLSHSDRRVSAGRSGSASFRSSRGLKISKQLTVSCSAASDKGNDMFGLSHYSKKNPVGEVLCPAGVCTYGGTGVESHSHVGEEKVGVLLLNLGGPETLNDVQPFLFNLFADPDIIRLPRLFRFLQQPLAKLISVLRAPKSKEGYAAIGGGSPLRKITDEQANELKKTLESKDLPVNVYVGMRYWYPFTEEAVQQIKKDRITRLVVLPLYPQFSISTTGSSVSVLRDIFRKDAYLSRMPVSIINSWYQREGYLKSMADLISKELESFSEPAEVMIFFSAHGVPLSYVEDAGDPYKDQMEECIFLIMKELKSRGINNEHTLAYQSRVGPVQWLKPYTDEVLVELGQKGMKSLLAVPVSFVSEHIETLEEIDMEYRELALESGIENWGRVPALGCTPSFITDLADAVIEALPLATAMSTPQTTSEVVDLDPLRYAIKIFFGSFLAFVLFFSPKMIMAFRNHLI, translated from the exons ATGGACTCCGCCACATGCTCCCGCGTTCTTCCCCAAATCAATCTCTCCCATTCAGATCGTAGAGTATCCGC TGGTAGGTCGGGATCTGCCTCTTTCCGTTCATCCAGGGGATTGAAAATTTCGAAGCAGCTCACAGTTTCATGCTCTGCAGCGAGTGATAAAGGAAATGACATGTTTGGGTTATCACATTATTCTAAGAAAAACCCTGTTGGGGAAGTATTATGTCCGGCGGGTGTATGCACTTATGGTGGGACTGGTGTAGAGTCTCATTCCCATGTTGGGGAAGAGAAGGTTGGAGTGCTGCTTCTGAATCTTGGAGGACCCGAGACGCTTAATGATGTTCAGCCGTTTTTGTTCAATCTTTTTGCCGACCCG GATATCATTCGCCTCCCAAGGTTGTTTCGGTTTCTCCAGCAACCATTGGCGAAATTAATTTCTGTGCTTCGAGCCCCAAAAAGCAAAGAAGGTTATGCTGCTATAGGAGGTGGTTCACCATTGCGTAAAATTACAGATGAGCAG GCAAATGAACTCAAAAAGACTCTGGAATCGAAGGACTTGCCTGTTAATGTTTATGTGGGAATGCGTTATTGGTACCCGTTTACTGAGGAAGCAGTTCAGCAA ATTAAGAAAGACAGAATAACCAGGCTTGTGGTCCTGCCTCTATACCCTCAGTTCTCTATCTCTACAACTGGATCAAGCGTTTCTGTGCTCCGGGATATTTTCAG GAAAGATGCGTACCTATCAAGGATGCCTGTTTCTATTATAAACTCGTGGTATCAACGTGAAGGCTATCTTAAGTCAATGGCTGACTTGATTTCCAAAGAGCTAGAAAGTTTTTCTGAGCCTGCAGAG GTCATGATATTCTTCAGTGCCCACGGAGTACCGCTCAGTTACGTGGAGGATGCCGGAGATCCTTACAAAGATCAAATGGAGGAGTGCATCTTCTTAATAATGAAAGAGCTGAAATCTAGAGGAATCAACAATGAACATACCCTTGCTTACCAG AGCCGAGTTGGTCCTGTGCAATGGCTAAAGCCCTACactgatgaagttcttgttgagctTGGCCAGAAAGGCATGAAAAGTCTCCTAGCTGTTCCAGTCAG CTTTGTGAGCGAGCACATAGAGACTCTTGAAGAAATTGATATGGAGTACAGGGAATTGGCCCTCGAATCTGGCATTGAGAATTGGGGCCGAGTCCCTGCCCTTGGTTGTACTCCTTCGTTTATAACAGACCTGGCAGATGCAGTAATAGAAGCCTTACCACTTGCAACAGCCATGTCAACCCCACAAACTACCTCAGAAGTAGTCGATCTCGACCCCCTGAGATACGCTATCAAGATATTCTTTGGTTCCTTTTTggcatttgttttgttcttctCCCCGAAAATGATCATGGCTTTCAGGAACCACCTGATTTAA